A genomic segment from Nocardiopsis sp. Huas11 encodes:
- a CDS encoding thioesterase family protein codes for MPESFEYRHVVTLDETNQLGNVYFAHFLRWQGHCRELFLRGAAPEVVESLDHEHALVTVRAACDYLDELYAFDEVALRMRVSDVVRNRMTLRFDYWRVSGREALVARGEQQLAWLKRTGDGFDPVPVPQTLLHAIDAYLAAPARPGWRL; via the coding sequence ATGCCTGAGTCGTTCGAGTACCGGCACGTGGTCACCCTCGACGAGACCAACCAGCTCGGGAACGTGTACTTCGCGCACTTCCTGCGCTGGCAGGGGCACTGCCGCGAACTGTTCCTGCGCGGTGCGGCCCCCGAGGTGGTCGAGTCGCTGGATCACGAGCACGCCCTCGTGACCGTCCGCGCGGCCTGCGACTACCTCGACGAACTGTACGCCTTCGACGAGGTGGCCCTGCGGATGCGGGTCTCCGACGTCGTGCGCAACCGCATGACCCTGCGGTTCGACTACTGGCGGGTCTCGGGCCGGGAGGCCCTGGTGGCCCGTGGCGAGCAGCAACTGGCGTGGCTCAAACGGACCGGTGACGGCTTCGACCCGGTCCCCGTGCCCCAGACCCTGCTCCACGCGATCGACGCCTACCTGGCCGCACCGGCCCGGCCGGGATGGCGCCTGTGA
- a CDS encoding adenylyltransferase/cytidyltransferase family protein — translation MRGADGAKPADLEELRRLSERTRAQGRTVALCHGCFDLFHIGHIHHLARAADLADVLVVSVSSDTACAKGPGRPAFPSADRAAVVGALAMVDHVHLARGAGPTDVITALRPDVYVKGHDYARRPCVRLRAETALVERLGGRTVFTDDAVTASSTDLFRRFHA, via the coding sequence ATGCGCGGAGCTGACGGCGCCAAGCCCGCCGACCTGGAGGAGCTGCGCCGGCTCTCCGAGCGGACCCGTGCCCAGGGGCGCACCGTCGCCCTGTGCCACGGGTGCTTCGACCTCTTCCACATCGGCCACATCCACCATCTGGCCCGGGCCGCGGACCTGGCCGACGTGCTGGTCGTCAGCGTCAGCTCCGACACCGCGTGCGCGAAGGGGCCGGGGCGGCCCGCCTTCCCCTCCGCCGATCGGGCGGCGGTCGTCGGGGCGCTGGCCATGGTCGACCACGTCCACCTGGCGCGCGGCGCCGGACCGACCGACGTCATCACGGCGCTGCGTCCCGACGTCTACGTCAAGGGCCACGACTACGCCCGCCGGCCGTGCGTGCGGCTGCGCGCCGAGACGGCACTCGTGGAACGGCTCGGCGGCAGGACCGTGTTCACCGACGACGCGGTGACGGCGTCGTCGACCGACCTGTTCAGGAGGTTCCATGCCTAG
- a CDS encoding bifunctional 2-polyprenyl-6-hydroxyphenol methylase/3-demethylubiquinol 3-O-methyltransferase UbiG: MSRTARRRRSEGDAEPHRESIPAAYFDQRYARADDPWGLAERWYERRKYALTLAGLPRERYASGYEPACSIGVLTRGLAERCDRLLAVDSAPKAVGAARAAVPDPHVRVERAHLPADLPDETFDLVVLSEFLYYFALPDLELLLKGVRARLRPDGHLVCVHRRDLGPGGGWDGFNVHRVVERVTGLVPITHLDDQGFELDVLGCHRG, translated from the coding sequence GTGAGCCGCACTGCGCGGCGGCGCCGCTCGGAAGGGGACGCCGAACCGCACCGGGAGTCGATCCCCGCGGCCTACTTCGACCAGCGGTACGCGCGGGCCGACGACCCGTGGGGCCTGGCCGAGCGCTGGTACGAGCGGCGCAAGTACGCGCTGACCCTGGCCGGGCTGCCCCGGGAGCGGTACGCGTCCGGGTACGAGCCCGCGTGCTCGATCGGTGTGCTCACGCGCGGGCTCGCCGAACGCTGCGACCGGCTCCTGGCGGTGGACAGCGCACCGAAGGCCGTGGGGGCGGCACGCGCCGCCGTGCCCGACCCGCATGTACGGGTCGAGCGGGCGCACCTGCCGGCGGACCTACCGGACGAGACGTTCGATCTGGTGGTGCTGTCGGAGTTCCTGTACTACTTCGCTCTCCCCGACCTGGAGCTGTTGCTCAAGGGGGTGCGGGCGCGGCTGCGCCCGGACGGACACCTCGTGTGCGTCCACCGTCGGGACCTCGGTCCCGGTGGGGGGTGGGACGGCTTCAACGTGCACCGCGTCGTGGAGCGGGTGACCGGGCTGGTGCCGATCACACACCTGGACGATCAGGGTTTCGAGCTCGACGTCCTCGGGTGTCACCGGGGGTGA
- a CDS encoding glycosyltransferase, whose translation MRILFTTLPVGTHLRPLVSVAEAARARGHDVAVCAPESFRSEVERYGLRHLPAGKDWITGMLAPLFDADTITPDEVAELMRRLVTEGLPGEGALAMAEEVMAQAADFGADAVVREAYELGGCLAAEALGLPHASVGVVGRVTEFLDPALLAGPLDERRRALGLPADPRAERVYGYLHAHLMPPEYDPAESAIPTLRHYRHHTVDQPGDRLPDFLADLDPARPLVYASLGTVAPLFRAADRRLESIIQGLGRTGAEAVVAVGPGRGPALRESAPEHVHVVETVAQPLLLDTADLLLTHAGFTSVRESLRAGVPMVTVPWIAENHIIAARCAELGLARTLDWERLDAASVADACRTVLADPAFLGRARAMQRRILALPSLEAFVQDLEELVRGGGGR comes from the coding sequence ATGCGGATCCTGTTCACGACCCTGCCCGTCGGGACGCACCTGCGCCCCCTGGTCTCCGTCGCGGAGGCCGCCCGGGCCCGCGGCCACGACGTCGCGGTGTGCGCCCCGGAGTCCTTCCGGTCCGAGGTGGAGCGGTACGGGCTTCGCCATCTGCCCGCGGGCAAGGACTGGATCACCGGGATGCTCGCGCCCCTGTTCGACGCGGACACGATCACCCCCGACGAGGTGGCGGAGCTGATGCGCCGGCTGGTCACCGAGGGGCTGCCCGGGGAGGGCGCCCTGGCCATGGCCGAGGAGGTCATGGCGCAGGCCGCGGACTTCGGCGCCGACGCCGTCGTGCGCGAGGCCTACGAACTGGGCGGCTGCCTCGCGGCGGAGGCGTTGGGCCTGCCGCACGCCTCCGTGGGTGTCGTGGGGCGCGTCACCGAGTTCCTTGACCCGGCGCTGCTGGCGGGTCCGCTGGACGAGCGGCGCCGTGCGCTGGGGCTGCCGGCCGACCCGCGGGCCGAGCGCGTGTACGGGTACCTTCACGCCCACCTCATGCCCCCGGAGTACGACCCCGCCGAGTCGGCGATCCCGACCCTGCGCCACTACCGACACCACACCGTCGACCAGCCGGGCGACCGGCTGCCGGACTTCCTCGCCGACCTGGACCCCGCGCGCCCTCTCGTGTACGCGAGCCTGGGCACGGTCGCACCGCTCTTCCGGGCCGCGGACCGACGGCTGGAGTCGATCATCCAAGGGCTGGGGCGCACCGGCGCCGAGGCGGTCGTGGCCGTGGGGCCCGGACGCGGGCCCGCACTGCGCGAGAGCGCCCCGGAGCACGTCCACGTGGTGGAGACCGTCGCCCAGCCCCTGCTGCTGGACACCGCGGACCTGCTGCTCACGCACGCCGGGTTCACCAGCGTGCGCGAGTCGCTGCGCGCGGGCGTGCCCATGGTGACCGTCCCGTGGATCGCCGAGAACCACATCATCGCGGCGCGCTGCGCCGAACTCGGTCTCGCCCGGACACTGGACTGGGAGCGCCTGGACGCCGCGTCGGTGGCGGACGCGTGCCGCACGGTGCTGGCGGATCCGGCCTTCCTGGGCCGCGCCCGCGCCATGCAGCGGCGCATACTCGCCCTGCCGTCCCTGGAGGCGTTCGTCCAGGATCTGGAGGAACTCGTGCGCGGCGGAGGAGGGCGATGA
- a CDS encoding LuxR C-terminal-related transcriptional regulator, producing the protein MDDNPRVLVVDAFSARGECLAGELVRAGIRAVWACAPPVGDVGVDVVLVDVAHPSCVSIARWGRSGTAAVLVVGAMGHPGVLSEALASGAAGFVSVDEPPERLADAVREVSRRGTLGGHRLTRRQAQVLALMATGLANREIAGRLGIRPHTVKNHVQSILGKLGVASRAAAAAALSGAVGGHARS; encoded by the coding sequence ATGGATGACAACCCCCGAGTGCTGGTCGTCGACGCGTTCTCCGCACGAGGGGAGTGCCTGGCCGGGGAACTCGTCCGAGCCGGGATCAGAGCCGTCTGGGCCTGCGCTCCCCCGGTCGGCGACGTCGGTGTCGACGTCGTCCTGGTCGACGTCGCCCATCCGTCCTGCGTCAGCATCGCGCGCTGGGGTCGCTCCGGTACGGCCGCGGTGCTGGTGGTGGGGGCCATGGGACACCCCGGCGTCCTGTCGGAGGCGCTGGCGTCCGGCGCGGCCGGGTTCGTCTCCGTCGACGAGCCGCCCGAACGGCTGGCCGACGCGGTCAGGGAGGTCTCGCGCCGCGGGACACTGGGCGGCCACCGCCTCACCCGGCGCCAGGCCCAGGTGCTCGCGCTGATGGCGACGGGGCTGGCCAACCGCGAGATCGCGGGACGACTGGGCATCCGCCCGCACACCGTCAAGAACCACGTGCAGAGCATCCTCGGCAAGCTCGGTGTGGCCAGCCGCGCCGCCGCGGCCGCGGCCCTGTCCGGGGCGGTGGGCGGCCATGCGCGGAGCTGA
- a CDS encoding NAD(P)-dependent oxidoreductase: MPSVTRSLEGRRVLVTGGAGFIGGHIVRRLAQTGAAPVVVDTLDGYGFDQVERFGIAGLAHVVRGDASDPAVVGPLVLDADVVVHAAACADVAACTSDPDRDFGSMRAAQTVLEAARRSPGTRVVLASSAQVYGAAPADGALFREDDTPGEPGMLYANSKAWVERQGRLYGSLFGVPVTVLRFFSVYGPHQVPKPGSHSWAAAVFSVRALKGLPLVVHGDGSQVRDLVYVEDVADAVVAAATAPEASGTTVNVGTGTATTIADLAGAVADLVPGTEVVRGPRPEGDPDGGAADVARLERVLGTPARTDLAEGLRAYLDWARTNMDLVGGVP, encoded by the coding sequence ATGCCTAGTGTGACGCGATCGCTGGAAGGTCGGCGGGTCCTGGTGACGGGCGGTGCCGGGTTCATCGGCGGCCACATCGTGCGGCGGCTGGCCCAGACCGGTGCCGCACCGGTCGTGGTGGACACGCTCGACGGCTACGGGTTCGACCAGGTCGAACGGTTCGGGATCGCGGGCCTGGCACACGTGGTGCGCGGGGACGCCTCCGACCCGGCGGTCGTGGGGCCCCTGGTCCTCGACGCGGACGTGGTGGTCCACGCGGCCGCGTGCGCCGACGTGGCGGCCTGCACCTCCGACCCCGACCGTGACTTCGGGAGCATGCGCGCGGCCCAGACGGTGCTGGAGGCGGCCCGCCGCTCACCGGGCACGCGCGTGGTCCTGGCCTCCTCCGCGCAGGTCTACGGGGCCGCGCCCGCGGACGGCGCCCTCTTCCGCGAGGACGACACACCGGGTGAGCCGGGCATGCTCTACGCCAACTCCAAGGCGTGGGTGGAGCGGCAGGGGCGGTTGTACGGCTCACTGTTCGGCGTCCCCGTCACCGTGCTCCGGTTCTTCAGCGTGTACGGACCCCACCAGGTCCCCAAACCGGGCAGCCACAGCTGGGCGGCGGCCGTGTTCTCGGTCCGGGCGCTCAAAGGGCTTCCGCTCGTCGTCCACGGTGACGGCTCCCAGGTGCGCGACCTCGTCTACGTCGAGGACGTGGCCGACGCGGTGGTGGCGGCGGCGACCGCTCCGGAGGCCTCGGGCACGACGGTCAACGTGGGGACCGGAACGGCGACGACCATCGCGGACCTGGCCGGGGCCGTCGCCGACCTCGTGCCCGGCACCGAGGTCGTGCGCGGCCCCCGGCCGGAGGGCGACCCGGACGGCGGGGCGGCGGACGTCGCGCGCCTGGAACGGGTGCTCGGTACACCGGCGCGCACGGACCTGGCCGAGGGGCTGCGCGCCTACCTCGACTGGGCGCGGACCAACATGGACCTGGTGGGAGGGGTGCCGTGA
- a CDS encoding carbohydrate kinase family protein — MTPFEVLGGTYQDDVYWVGSELDFDVSLTAAAHERVPGGPGACLALALRRLGAEVRLSTALGDGDDTRRARDLLEAEGVHVRAHHHRGPLDHAITLVTPSLESVTVTHRSLPPPEPPPSAAPPPEPSAGPPSASPVPLVVCSPTPLTGLAARVRGRRLVLVPHHAQCRELTAMRPAERAALLGAVDLLVANEGEHAVLAAVPELGSVPAVVVTRGPRGSVLRLGDARLEQGPATEPEAPPLNPNGAGEAFTAALLATRALGAPWPEAMRAAARYAGRHVTERSSLSFPRCRPHDLVRPAGRTAGHSRTPAARLREWDAAPALEEEAPAGTGRAPEAGRPNGTEHAGPSTAGGRVPVALIEETDG, encoded by the coding sequence ATGACACCGTTCGAGGTCCTCGGAGGGACCTACCAGGACGACGTCTACTGGGTGGGCTCGGAACTGGACTTCGACGTCAGCCTGACCGCGGCCGCCCACGAGCGCGTCCCGGGCGGCCCGGGGGCCTGCCTGGCCCTGGCGCTGCGCCGTCTGGGCGCCGAGGTCCGCCTGTCCACCGCGCTCGGCGACGGTGACGACACCCGGCGGGCCCGCGACCTGCTGGAGGCCGAAGGTGTGCACGTGCGGGCGCACCACCATCGCGGCCCCCTCGACCACGCGATCACCCTGGTGACCCCGAGCCTGGAGTCGGTGACGGTGACCCACCGCAGCCTGCCGCCCCCGGAGCCCCCACCGTCCGCCGCGCCACCGCCGGAGCCTTCCGCAGGGCCGCCATCGGCGTCGCCCGTCCCCCTGGTCGTGTGCTCGCCCACCCCTCTGACGGGTCTGGCCGCGCGGGTGCGCGGACGCCGTCTCGTGCTCGTGCCACACCACGCTCAGTGCCGCGAACTCACGGCGATGCGCCCCGCTGAGCGGGCCGCGCTCCTGGGCGCGGTGGACCTGTTGGTGGCCAACGAGGGCGAGCATGCGGTGCTCGCCGCGGTCCCCGAGCTCGGCTCCGTCCCGGCCGTCGTGGTGACCCGGGGTCCCCGGGGCAGCGTTCTGCGCCTGGGCGACGCACGCCTGGAGCAGGGACCGGCCACCGAGCCCGAGGCCCCGCCGCTCAATCCCAACGGCGCCGGAGAGGCGTTCACCGCGGCCCTGCTGGCCACCCGTGCCCTGGGAGCGCCGTGGCCGGAGGCGATGCGCGCCGCCGCGCGGTACGCGGGCCGCCACGTCACCGAGCGCTCGTCGCTGTCCTTTCCCCGCTGCCGCCCGCACGACCTCGTCCGCCCCGCCGGCCGCACGGCCGGGCACTCCCGTACCCCCGCCGCACGCCTGCGCGAGTGGGACGCGGCCCCGGCCCTGGAGGAGGAGGCGCCCGCGGGTACCGGCCGCGCCCCGGAGGCGGGACGGCCGAACGGCACCGAACACGCAGGACCGTCCACCGCCGGCGGACGAGTTCCGGTGGCCCTGATCGAGGAGACAGATGGATGA